One genomic segment of Brevinema andersonii includes these proteins:
- a CDS encoding KilA-N domain-containing protein, with translation MKVIEQDTMCLIQREDGYINATALCQSAGKRWNHYISNDSTKEFLGELSGSMGIPITGTSIGNISISSVAGIPATGLIQVRQGGTPQEQGTYVHPKVAIHLAQWLSPKFAVFVTGIVLNWINGTEETTWEDEWSPYLGSYQNYRFFPRAWYQVMKRLYGQETTPTHINNGIYENALGAGASQEIRRRRRVYNKKAELYEFLTDEGTEKVQAYVKGLIEKAKTCVSFLEFEALLHAPLLETQREQ, from the coding sequence ATGAAAGTGATAGAACAAGATACGATGTGTTTGATCCAAAGAGAAGATGGGTATATTAATGCCACCGCCCTCTGCCAGTCTGCGGGGAAACGGTGGAATCATTATATCAGTAATGATTCTACAAAGGAGTTTTTGGGAGAATTGTCGGGGTCTATGGGAATTCCGATAACGGGAACAAGTATAGGAAATATCAGTATTTCCTCCGTGGCCGGTATTCCGGCCACGGGCTTAATTCAGGTCAGACAAGGAGGAACGCCACAAGAACAAGGAACCTATGTGCACCCTAAGGTAGCTATTCATTTAGCGCAATGGCTGAGTCCTAAGTTTGCGGTGTTCGTGACGGGGATAGTGCTCAATTGGATCAATGGGACAGAGGAAACAACATGGGAAGATGAGTGGTCTCCTTATCTTGGAAGCTATCAAAATTACCGTTTCTTTCCTCGAGCCTGGTATCAAGTAATGAAAAGATTGTATGGACAGGAGACGACACCTACGCATATTAATAACGGGATTTATGAGAATGCGTTGGGTGCAGGAGCGTCACAAGAGATTCGCAGAAGACGCAGGGTGTATAACAAAAAAGCCGAGCTCTATGAATTCCTGACAGACGAAGGGACAGAAAAAGTCCAAGCATATGTGAAAGGATTAATAGAAAAAGCAAAGACCTGTGTTTCTTTCCTAGAGTTTGAGGCTCTCCTGCACGCCCCTCTCTTAGAAACCCAGAGAGAACAATAA